DNA sequence from the Candidatus Methylacidiphilales bacterium genome:
CCCCCAGTCCGCGGGTTCATACGAACTGCTGCAACTCAAGGATCTTGCCGCCCAAGTCGGACAAGACCTGGCCCAGTTGGGTAAAATCCCGGATTACGACACCGCCCTGCAGTTCCGCATCGCCCGTTGCTTCTACGAACTTGAACGTCCGCGCGAGGCTTATCTGGCCCTTCATCACATGGTATCGAAGATGCCCGAAGGGCCGCTGCTGGCCCCGGCCGGTTACACCATGATGATCTGCCTGACCCGGATGGAACGGTGGGACGAGGCAGTGGCGGCGGCGGATGACTTTGCCAAGCGGTTCCCCAAGGACAAGCAGCTGCCGGCGGTCCTTTACCTGAAAGCCGAATCACTCCAGCGCATGCGTTCTTACGCCGAAGCCGGGCAAACGTTCCGCCAAGTGGCCGAACAATTCCCCGATTTCCCCGAGGCCGCGCGCTGCGATTTCCTCGCGGGTTACACCCTGTTGCTGCAGAACAAGAACACCGAAGCGGCGGCCCATCTGGCCGGGGTCCAGGAACGGCAGCGACGCAGTCCCTTTGCCGAACAGGCCCTTTACTGGGAGGCCATGGCCACCCATTTCAACAAGGATTACCCCAAGAGCCGGGAAGTTTTTGCGGAATACCTCAAGAAATTCCCCAAGGGCACGAACCAAGCCGACGCCACCTACCGCCGCGCACAGGCCCTCTTCAACCAAAAACTTTTCACCGAGGCATACAAGGAATTGGAGGCTTTTCTCAAATCCTATCCGGACAGCACGCCTTATGACGAGGCCTGCAACCTCCTGGGTGATTGTTATCTGGCACTGGGCGAAATCTCCCGGGGCCTGGCTTCCTACGCCAAAGTGAGCGGCCGCGATTCCAAACTATTGGAGTATGGCATCTTCCGCACCGCCCAGGCCTACAAGGCCGAGGAGAAGTACGACCAGATGCTGGCCCTTTTCATCCGATTCACCAAGGAGCGGCCGCAAAGTCCGCGTCTGAGCGAAGCTCTTTCCCAGCTTGCCTGGGTCTACCGTCGGCTGGAAAAACCTGACAAAGCGGTAGAAATTTACTGGGATGCGGTGGAGCGCTACGGGAACGACCCGGAAGCCCCGGCGGTCGAGACCATGTTCAAGACACTGGGCCGGATGAACCGCGCCCCGGAGCAAAAAACCGCGCTGCTGGCCCGCCTTTCCGACATGGCCGAGGACGCCCTGGCACAGAAGAAAAATACCCTCGCAGCACGCATCTGGTGGCTTCGCGCCTCGCTGCTTGAGAAGGAATCCCCGGAGGAAGCCTCCAAACTTCGCTTGAAGATTGCGGCCACCGTCCCGCCCCGGGAATTGAGTCCGCTGCTTCTGGCCGATGTGGCCGACGAATTGCGCAAGTCGGCCAAGACATCGGATGCCGCGCTTTTCTACCAGACCATCCTCAGTTGGTATCCACTCTGCGCCTTCAAGGACCGGGCCTATGCCGGCCTCGGTTTGCTGGCCATCCAGGAGGGCAACGAAAAGAAGGCCCTAGACCTCTTTGCCCAATTCGAGCGCGAAGCGGGCCGTTCCCCGCTGTTGGCCGAGGTCCTCCAGGCCCGGGCGGGACTGCTGGAAACCCGGGGCAAATCCGATGAGGCGGTCAACGATTTGGAAAAAGTCCTGCAGATTCCCGGTGCCAAAGGAAAACCCTGGGTGGACGCCCTCTATCGCATCGGTGAGATCCGGATGCGGCAGAACGACCCCAAACGGGCCATTCCCTATTTCCAGCGGATCTACGTGATGTACGGCCGGTGGTCCGATTATGTGGCCAAGGCCTATTGGCAAAGCGGGCAGGCCTTTGAAAAGCTCAACATGTCGGCGGAAGCCGTCAATACGTACAAGGAATTCGTCGCCCAGGAACATCTGGGCCAGACGCCCGAATACAGCAAGGCCAAGGAACGCCTCAAACTGAGCGGGGGTGGGGCATGAAACGTCCGATCCTGCTGGCTTTCGGATTCCTGTGTATTCTGCCGTTTGCCCTGCAAGCGGACGAAATCCTGTTGAAAAACGGCCAGAAATCCACCGGGCTGATCACGGGAACCGATGGCAAATCCGTCACCCTCCGCATGACCATTGGCGGCGGGGAGGCGGAAATTCCCTACCCGTTGGCCCAGGTGGAACGCGTGCAGTTTGCCAATGATGCCGGCCAACAGATCCTCTTGGCTTCCGACGATCCCGGCCGCTTGGCCGAAGTCACGGCTATCTGGGACAAACGCCGGGCTTTTCTCGCATTGGCCGACAGCGATGCCGGGGCCTGGGCCCTGCGTTGCGCCCGCCTGATGCTCGGTAAAAAGACCAAGAAGGCAGCCGCCGAGGCCGTCGAGCTTTGCCGTCTCGTCGAAAAAGAAGACTGGGATGCCGCCCGCAAGGCTGATGCCGCCCGCCTGCGCCTCACCGCGATGGCCGCATCGGGACAGATCGACGAGGCCATCAAGGAGGCGGAAAGCCTCCAGGATGCCTCGGGTGTTGACGAGCAGACACTTGCCGGTGCCCGGATCAAGGCCCGTTTCCTCCAGGCCCAATTGTCCTGGAACAAGCTGCTCGAATTGGAAAAAGATTGGCCGAAATGGGAACTGATGGCGGACAAGCGCCGGGAGCGCACCCGCCTGCTCAACGAGGCCCTCGATGGGTTCCTCTTCCCGGTGGTCTTCCAATCCAATCTGGTGAACAGTTGCGCCGAGGGACTTTTCCGTGCAGCGGAAATCGAGGCGCATGACGGCCATCCCGAGCGCGCCCTGTTGGCGCTCGATGAAATCCTGCGATACTTTCCCGATCCCGAGTTCCGTGGCAAAGCGGAACAATTGAAGAAGGAACTGGAAAAGCAAAACAAGCCCACAGCCGAGAAAAAATCATGAACCACCCCATCCGCCTCCCCATCCTCATCCTCCTGCTGGCCCTGGCCGGTTTTACCTGCCTGTCTCCGTCTGAATTGTCGGCAGAACCGGAGCCGACCACCCAGGAAAACATCAACAAAAAGGTCGCCGCCGGCCAGAAGGACAAATCGCTCCTCGACCTGTACCACGAGGGAGGCCCGGTCATGCACCTCATCGCCCTTTGTTCGGTGGGGATGATGGCTTTGTCCGGTTTCTGTGCCCTGAATTACAGCAAAGCCAAATTGATGCCACCCGCCCTCGTCTCCAGCCTCAGCCAGCTGATGAGCCAGCGTGATGTGGCTGCGGCCCACCAACTCTGCCAGCAACATCCCGGGCCCCTCTCCAATGCCCTCCAGTCCGCGCTGGTCAAGGCCAACTTCGAACGCGATATGTTCAACAAAACCGCGATGGAAAATGCCATTGCCGACGAATGTTTCCGTGAGGAGACCAAGATGATGGTGGTGATCAATTACCTCAACACCCTGGCCGTCATGGCCCCGATGATCGGATTGTTGGGCACCGTCATCGGGATGATCAGCAGCTTCTCCGCCCTGACCGCGGGCAAGGCCGAGGCCACCGAACTGGCCGGGGGTATTGGCGAGGCCCTGGTTGCCACCGCTGGCGGTCTCCTTCTGGCCATCCCTTCGATGTTCCTTTACTTCTACTTCCGCGGCCAGGCCCAGAGCGTCATGGCTGATGTGCACAAGGCGCTTTCCACTCTGCTCGACCTTTTCACCGGCGAGGTCACCGCACAAAGCCTGCAACACCCCAGTGGCCACTCCGGCTCCATACCCCGTCCCTGACCTCGTTCACCCCGCAGTTCATCCACAGCCATGAGTGAAATCCGCCGCAAAATGAGGCGTCCCCACGTCGAGGAGATCGGTCTCCAGATCGCGCCCATGATCGATGTGGTCATGCTGTTGCTGTTCTTCTTCATGCTCACCGGCAAACTCATGCAGGGCCAGAAAATGAGGACGCTCGACCTCCCCCGGGCCTCGGCCGCCGTCATTCCCAAGGACACCAGCGGCCGTGATATCATCAATGTCGACGAACAAGGCCGCATGTTTGCCGGGGACCAGCAGATGGACCTGAAGCAGCTCAAGGCCTATCTCAAACAGCGACTGATCGACTATCCGCCCCTGAAGATCTACGTCCGCGCCGATGCGAGAACACCGGCCCGCCAGATCAAGGACATCATGCAGGCTGCCGCCGAAGGCGGGGCCGTCGAGGTCATCATCGCCAGCAACAAGAACTGATCCACCATGGCCACACCGCGCAAAATCGAGCATCCACAGGTCGAACTCCAGATCGCCCCGATGATCGACGTCTGTTTCCTTCTCCTTTTCTTTTACATCATCACCTCCAAGCCGGTGAAGCCCGAGGCCGATCTCAGCATGACCCTGCCCGGCACCGTGGCCCAGGAGCAGGCCCTCGACATCCCGGACGAACAACGGGTGGAAATCCGCGCCAACGGCCAGATCATCCTCAACGATCTGCCTATCGACCGCCCCGAGAGCAGGGAACTCCCGCAATTGGTCGCCACGCTCAAGCGGTTCAAGGAAGCCTGTGATGCCAACAAGTCGGAAGCGCTCATCACCCTGGATGCCGAGGACACCGTACTCCACCAGCGCATCGCCGATGTCATGAACGCCTGTGCCTTTGCCGGCATCCAGGGGGTCAGCTTCGCCACCGGCGGCGAAGATGAGGAAACCTTTTGAACACGCCCATCCTGGATACGCCCCCCGGGCAGAAGTCCCGCCTGCGCCGCACCGTGGTCAGCGTGCTGGTGGTGAGTCTGGCGGTTCATGCGGTCATCGGTGTTGGAGCCGGGGTCTGGGTCATCGCCCGTTACTTCTCTCCTCCCCCGGCGGTTTTTGAATCCAAACGGGTCATCGCCATCCCGCCGCAGATCATCGACCCGGCCATGGCCTCCGCCGAACTTGAGGGGGCGGCACCCAGGCCGACCATGGATGAGAAAATCGCCAGCCTGCGCGAAACCGACTTCGCCCTGCCGGACCTTCCCAAAGTTCCGATGGACCAGGTGACGGATTTTGATCCTTCGGCCGTGGTCACGGACTCGGCCGGGCTGGGATCGGGTTTTGGTGGCAGCGGCACCGGTTCCGGAGGGGGTGGGGGAGGTGGGGGCGGCGATGGGTTGGGCACCGGGATCAGTTTTTTTGGCATCAAAGGCCAGGCCCGCAGCGTGGTCATCATGTTCGACGTTTCCAAGAGTGTGCAGACCAAAGCCGAGAAAGCCGGTGTGCCCATCACCGCCATCCGCGATGAGACCACCAGGCTCATCGAAGGCCTGTCCATCAACACGACCTTCAACCTCGTGCAGTTCAGCCGGATCTACCAACCCATGGCCCCGGAAATGCAGCCACCGAGCGATGCCGGAAAGGCCATGGCCAAAAAATGGCTGGAAACGGAATTCCGCACGGACGGGATGTTGCCCCGTTCGGTGAGGGGTTCGCGCGTTCCCGCGGCCGGTGGGGACAACGGCATTGCCTTCATCCTCGATGGCGTCCTGGCGATGAAACCCGATATGATTTTTCTGATCTCCGACGGCAGCTTCCAATCCGATCTCCATGCAGAGCAGGTGCCTTGGAAGGAGCTGGAGGAATTGGTCGACAAGCACCGCAAGCTCGGCACCCAGACCAAAATCAATTTCATCGGCTTCGAGATGAAACCCGAGGACAAGAAGGAAATGAGGTCCATTGTCCGTAAAACCGACGGCACCCTGAAGGAAATCGGACGGGATTGAGCCCTGCGCCCCCTTTCTCCATGCTTGCCACTTCGAAGAAATCACCTGTAATAGGCACGATGCCGTCGTCCGTTTCCACGGAACCCATGAAGATCTCGAAGGAGTTGCTTGTCGAGATCGGTGGCTGGCGTGCCATGAAAGAGGGCCGCGCCCTTTGGGAGTGCGGCAAGGTCAAGGAAGTCTCCTACGAGCCTCCCATGCTGGTTGGGATCGTGCAAACCGGCACCAGCACGGTCAATGCCCGTCTCAACCTCGGCCGCCGCCTCTCCGATGTCGAAAACCTCTGTTCCTGCCGCCAAGCCCGCGAGTACGGCACGGTTTGCGCCCACGTCATCGCCCTCGGACTGGAATACATCGAGTCCACGCCCTCTGCCAACGGGTCCTCAGCGGCGCCCAAGCCCGCCACCCGCATTTCCGTCCCTTCGGTCCATGGGCACAGCGCACCGGAAAAAGTGGCCCCCCGCCTCCACTACATCCAGCTTTCCGAGGTCGCCGACGACACCCAGGTCCTGCAATTGCATCTGACGCTCCCCATCCGCCTCATCGATTCCTGGAATACCGGCGAAATGAGGATCATCTGCCAGGGCAGCCAGCCGGGGCAAAACCCGCACCCCCTCGAACATTATTGCGGGGATGAACTCAAACCCTTTGCCGTTTCCGATGCCGACGCACAGGTGCTTGACCTGATCCGCCGACTGAACAACGGGGGGACCCCCGGCATTTGGCAGCTTTCGTCCAAGTATTTCGGCGAATTCCTCACCGCCCTGGTTGGCCACCCCCGTGTCTTCCACGGTAAAAAAGAACCCCTGGAGATCGCCCGCGCCGGGGAACGCTCCCGGTTGCACCTCGACCTGCTCGAAAACGGCGAATTGCTCATCCATCTGGAGGAACCGACGGGAACCGACGGGGATTTCCTCCAATCGACCCACGGACAGTGGCGGCTCAACCTGAACCGGCTGGAGAAAGTCAACGGCCTGCCGGTCAGCTACCTCAGTGTCCGGCAGCGCGATGTCACCGTACCCCGGACCCAGTTGGCCCATTTCTTCCAGTACGAAATCCCGCATTTGGAGCGGCAGGCCGACCTGGTCCTCTCGCCACGCTGCAAGGAAATCCAATTCACCAAGATTGTGCCCAAGATCCGGGCCACGCTGGACGGCTTGCTGTCTGGATTAAGTTGTAAGGTCGAGGCGGTTTACGGCGACAAGACCTACGTGCTTCAGGGCAATGGCCCCGTGTCTTCCTCGGAGATCGACCAGTGGCGGCCCGACCCGGCCGATCCGCTGAAGTATTTCATCCGCGACCGCGAGCATGAACACCGTGCACGCCTGGAGGTGCAGATGGCGGGCTTCGCCGCGGGCACCCGCAATCCCGAGTTGTACACCTTGGCCGGGGAAAGCCGGGTCGGAGATTTCCTGGCCAACATCCTGCCCCGTTGGCAGCGCTCCTGGGCACTGGAATACACCCCGCGACTGCGCCAGCTCCTGGACAAGTGCGACCACATCGAACCCGAGATCACCATCAATCCGTCCCAGCAGGAATGGCTGGCGGTCGATATCCAATTCAAGGAGGCCAAGGGGGCCTCATCCCTGACCCATTCCGACGTCCAACGTCTTCTGCAGATGGGGGCCAGCCACCAGCGGATGAACAACGGTCGGATCGCCCTCGTGCCCATCCATTCGGTGCGCGAGTTCCAGGAAGTCATCCGCGACTGCGAGGCGCACCAGAACGGCGAGGGGATGAAGATCGCCCAGCGTTACGCCCGTTACCTGGGTGAGGCTTTGGAAGTCAACGGGTGGTCTCTGACGGGACGATCCGCTTGGAAGCCACCGCAGGCCTTGACGGATTTCACCGAGGTTCCGCTGGCCGATCATTTGCGTGAACTCGTCCGCCCCTACCAGCAAACAGGGGTCAACTGGATCCATCATCTGGAAACCAACGGGATGTGCGGGATTCTGGCCGATGAAATGGGTCTGGGCAAAACCCTCCAGACGCTGGCCTACCTCAAAATGCGCAAGGATTCCGGCCAGGCCAAAGGACCCTTCCTCGTCGTCTGCCCGACCAGCCTGGTCTTCAATTGGCGAGACGAGGCCCAGCGCTTCACCCCCGACCTCAAGGTGCTTTCCCTCCATGGCGCCAAACGCTCCGCCCTTTTCGACAAGATTACCGGCCACGACATCATCGTCACTTCCTACGCGCTGGTGCGTCGCGACATCGAACACCACAAAAACATCGAGTTCGATACCATCATCCTCGACGAGGCCCAGCACATCAAAAACAAGAGCAGCCAGAACGCCCAGTGCGTCAAGCAACTCAAGGCGGGTTACCGACTCGTCCTCACCGGCACACCGATCGAGAATTCCCTCCTCGATCTCTGGTCCATTTTCGACTTCCTCATGCCCGGGTATCTGGGCGGGGCCACGGACTTCAAAAACCGCTACGAAATCCCCATTGCCCGCAACAACGACACCGCAGCCCAGGAACGGTTGAAGCGCCGAGTCCGCCCCTTCATCCTGCGCCGGACCAAGGCCGAGGTTGCTTCGGACCTCCCGGCCAAATTGGAACAACTCGCCTACTGCGAACTCACGGAAGAACAGAAACAGGTCTACCAATCGATCCTCGAGGCCAGCCGCCGCAACATCCTGGACCTCTCCGGAAGGAAGAATCCCGACCAGAGCCGCATGGCCATCCTCACCGCCCTCATGCGTCTTCGCCAGGTATGTTGTCACCTCGAGATGCTGCCGTTCGACGAAACCCGCGAGTGGAAGGAACCTTCAGCCAAGATCGACTACTTCGTCGAACTTCTCAATCAGGCCATCGACGGCGGCCACCGCATCCTCGTCTTCAGCCAGTTTGTCAGCATGCTCAAACTGGTCGCCCGCACCTTGCAGCAGAAGGAACTGAAATTCTGCTACCTCGATGGTAGCACGATCGACCGTCGCAGCGAGGTGAAGAAGTTCCAGGAAAACGACAACATCCCGGTCTTCCTCATCAGCCTCAAGGCCGGGGGCACCGGCATGAACCTGACCGGGGCCGACATGGTGGTGCACTTCGATCCGTGGTGGAATCCGGCGGTCGAGGACCAGGCCACCGCCCGAGCCCACCGCATCGGCCAGAACCGCATCGTACATTCCTACAAACTCATCGCCCGTGGCACAGTCGAGGAAAAGATCGTCAACCTCCAACAGAAGAAGAAAGACCTGGTGGCCAACACCCTGGTCAGTGAGGAAGCCTTCATCCGCAATCTCACCTGGGAAGAGTTGCAGGGCCTCTTGGAGTAGAGCGTTTCCTCTCCGTTCTCGCTTCGTCTCTGCAAAGATTCAAAGACGGTTTATTACGTCACTGCAGGAACGGGAGGTTGAAAAAAAGCCGATGAATCCTCACGAGTTTTGCGCCACGCTCTCTTCCGGGCAACCGCCCACTGGATTGGACTTTCCCCTCCAAGCCCTCTGGTGGGAGGCGAAGGGGAATTGGCACAAAGCCCATGAACTCTGCCAAGAAGCGGGATCAAAAGAGGGCGACCGCATCCATGCCTACCTGCACCGGGTGGAGGGGGACGATGGTAACGCTGGATACTGGTATGCGAGGGCCGGTGAAGCGGTTTTTCTTGGCACGCTCCAGGAGGAACGGGAGCTTCTGCTCAGGCGTTTTCTTCCGTAGGACAGACTGGAATGAAAGTGCTACGTTGCTTTTTATGATCCGAATCGCCGCAGTCTTGGGGTTTCTGGCCGTGGCCCTTGGGGCCTTCGGCGCCCATGGTTTGAGGCACCAGCTTGAAGCCCAGGAACGGCTCGGAACATGGGAAACCGCCGTTCTTTACCACTTGGTTCACGTTGTGGTGATCCTGGTCATC
Encoded proteins:
- a CDS encoding biopolymer transporter ExbD, whose product is MATPRKIEHPQVELQIAPMIDVCFLLLFFYIITSKPVKPEADLSMTLPGTVAQEQALDIPDEQRVEIRANGQIILNDLPIDRPESRELPQLVATLKRFKEACDANKSEALITLDAEDTVLHQRIADVMNACAFAGIQGVSFATGGEDEETF
- a CDS encoding tetratricopeptide repeat protein, which gives rise to MLRFRPLLIVIPFVAALLLPPGHLQAQSAADLLQTGSAAYQAGDFTKAEQAFSRFLADYGNSPEAATQRENVLRLTGVCQIQLGKFGEAMTTVERYLREFPQGSRAEDFTFWRGVGALKLDDGKKAYEAFEQFLKAYPHSNRSEDARFSMGLALLRQDKFKETAEYFAKQTEWKPAIAYQVAVIRLHALIQSGQFDAAAQFLPSIHPEDEAAWKIAAYHLLALDLGNRLMEEDKYRPALGVLQRVWSKPRISARQSGRLENLQSQITKLSANPQSAGSYELLQLKDLAAQVGQDLAQLGKIPDYDTALQFRIARCFYELERPREAYLALHHMVSKMPEGPLLAPAGYTMMICLTRMERWDEAVAAADDFAKRFPKDKQLPAVLYLKAESLQRMRSYAEAGQTFRQVAEQFPDFPEAARCDFLAGYTLLLQNKNTEAAAHLAGVQERQRRSPFAEQALYWEAMATHFNKDYPKSREVFAEYLKKFPKGTNQADATYRRAQALFNQKLFTEAYKELEAFLKSYPDSTPYDEACNLLGDCYLALGEISRGLASYAKVSGRDSKLLEYGIFRTAQAYKAEEKYDQMLALFIRFTKERPQSPRLSEALSQLAWVYRRLEKPDKAVEIYWDAVERYGNDPEAPAVETMFKTLGRMNRAPEQKTALLARLSDMAEDALAQKKNTLAARIWWLRASLLEKESPEEASKLRLKIAATVPPRELSPLLLADVADELRKSAKTSDAALFYQTILSWYPLCAFKDRAYAGLGLLAIQEGNEKKALDLFAQFEREAGRSPLLAEVLQARAGLLETRGKSDEAVNDLEKVLQIPGAKGKPWVDALYRIGEIRMRQNDPKRAIPYFQRIYVMYGRWSDYVAKAYWQSGQAFEKLNMSAEAVNTYKEFVAQEHLGQTPEYSKAKERLKLSGGGA
- a CDS encoding MotA/TolQ/ExbB proton channel family protein, which codes for MNHPIRLPILILLLALAGFTCLSPSELSAEPEPTTQENINKKVAAGQKDKSLLDLYHEGGPVMHLIALCSVGMMALSGFCALNYSKAKLMPPALVSSLSQLMSQRDVAAAHQLCQQHPGPLSNALQSALVKANFERDMFNKTAMENAIADECFREETKMMVVINYLNTLAVMAPMIGLLGTVIGMISSFSALTAGKAEATELAGGIGEALVATAGGLLLAIPSMFLYFYFRGQAQSVMADVHKALSTLLDLFTGEVTAQSLQHPSGHSGSIPRP
- a CDS encoding biopolymer transporter ExbD, yielding MSEIRRKMRRPHVEEIGLQIAPMIDVVMLLLFFFMLTGKLMQGQKMRTLDLPRASAAVIPKDTSGRDIINVDEQGRMFAGDQQMDLKQLKAYLKQRLIDYPPLKIYVRADARTPARQIKDIMQAAAEGGAVEVIIASNKN
- a CDS encoding SNF2-related protein; this encodes MKISKELLVEIGGWRAMKEGRALWECGKVKEVSYEPPMLVGIVQTGTSTVNARLNLGRRLSDVENLCSCRQAREYGTVCAHVIALGLEYIESTPSANGSSAAPKPATRISVPSVHGHSAPEKVAPRLHYIQLSEVADDTQVLQLHLTLPIRLIDSWNTGEMRIICQGSQPGQNPHPLEHYCGDELKPFAVSDADAQVLDLIRRLNNGGTPGIWQLSSKYFGEFLTALVGHPRVFHGKKEPLEIARAGERSRLHLDLLENGELLIHLEEPTGTDGDFLQSTHGQWRLNLNRLEKVNGLPVSYLSVRQRDVTVPRTQLAHFFQYEIPHLERQADLVLSPRCKEIQFTKIVPKIRATLDGLLSGLSCKVEAVYGDKTYVLQGNGPVSSSEIDQWRPDPADPLKYFIRDREHEHRARLEVQMAGFAAGTRNPELYTLAGESRVGDFLANILPRWQRSWALEYTPRLRQLLDKCDHIEPEITINPSQQEWLAVDIQFKEAKGASSLTHSDVQRLLQMGASHQRMNNGRIALVPIHSVREFQEVIRDCEAHQNGEGMKIAQRYARYLGEALEVNGWSLTGRSAWKPPQALTDFTEVPLADHLRELVRPYQQTGVNWIHHLETNGMCGILADEMGLGKTLQTLAYLKMRKDSGQAKGPFLVVCPTSLVFNWRDEAQRFTPDLKVLSLHGAKRSALFDKITGHDIIVTSYALVRRDIEHHKNIEFDTIILDEAQHIKNKSSQNAQCVKQLKAGYRLVLTGTPIENSLLDLWSIFDFLMPGYLGGATDFKNRYEIPIARNNDTAAQERLKRRVRPFILRRTKAEVASDLPAKLEQLAYCELTEEQKQVYQSILEASRRNILDLSGRKNPDQSRMAILTALMRLRQVCCHLEMLPFDETREWKEPSAKIDYFVELLNQAIDGGHRILVFSQFVSMLKLVARTLQQKELKFCYLDGSTIDRRSEVKKFQENDNIPVFLISLKAGGTGMNLTGADMVVHFDPWWNPAVEDQATARAHRIGQNRIVHSYKLIARGTVEEKIVNLQQKKKDLVANTLVSEEAFIRNLTWEELQGLLE